From the genome of Ictalurus furcatus strain D&B chromosome 4, Billie_1.0, whole genome shotgun sequence, one region includes:
- the LOC128606258 gene encoding extracellular calcium-sensing receptor-like, protein MYICRFILSELRLAQTMIFAIEEINRDNSLLPNISIGYRIYDNCLSRLFSMKAAMALMNGMEITANGDCTGQAAVQAIIGESESSPTIALAKTTGPFKIPVVSYAATCDCLSNRKEYPSFFRTIASDYYQSRALAYLVKHFGWSWVGAVNSDNDYGNSGMAIFLNAAKEEGICVEYSEKFDRSDTAKIMKVADIIKTGTAKVIIIFLAHFDLKILINQLILKNVTGYQMIGVEAWITSVNVITPGSYNILSGSIGFAIGKLNIGGFADYAVNEFWQTAIPCLHTEGNISQTENNCSKYKDIIPLKNYSEDISELRYANNMYNAVYAVAHSLHSLLRCTENQSCKKDKTIQPWQVVESLKKVNFTTKFGDNIFFDSTGATPAKYDVVNWQRGFNGEVQFKVVGYYDASLPSGQQFVLNTEDILWAGEKIEKPRSVCSESCPPGTRKAAQKGRPVCCYDCIPCAEGEISNQTGNFSITNPLTGPVCCATQHLGSPLSSVSPVYWGKQ, encoded by the exons atgtatatttgtaGATTTATCCTCAGTGAATTACGCCTTGCTCAGACCATGATTTTTGCAATCGAAGAAATCAACAGAGACAACAGCTTGCTCCCAAATATCTCAATTGGTTACAGGATTTATGACAATTGTCTCTCAAGATTGTTCTCTATGAAGGCAGCCATGGCTTTGATGAATGGTATGGAAATAACAGCAAATGGTGATTGCACTGGACAAGCCGCAGTACAAGCCATCATAGGGGAGTCAGAGTCTTCTCCTACTATAGCACTTGCAAAAACTACAGGGCCTTTTAAGATCCCAGTG GTAAGTTATGCTGCCACATGTGACTGTTTGAGCAACAGAAAAGAGTACCCCTCTTTCTTCAGGACCATTGCAAGTGACTACTACCAGAGTAGAGCATTGGCATATTTGGTCAAGCACTTTGGCTGGTCTTGGGTAGGAGCAGTGAACAGTGATAATGATTATGGCAACAGTGGAATGGCCATTTTTCTAAATGCAGCCAAAGAGGAGGGAATATGTGTTGAGTACTCTGAGAAGTTTGACCGGTCAGATACTGCCAAAATCATGAAAGTGGCAGATATTATTAAGACAGGCACAGCCaaagtaattatcatatttCTTGCCCACTTTGATTTGAAAATTCTAATAAACCAGCTTATTCTAAAAAATGTCACTGGCTACCAGATGATTGGTGTTGAGGCATGGATTACTTCTGTCAATGTAATAACACCAGGAAGTTACAACATACTGTCTGGATCCATTGGTTTTGCTATAGGAAAATTGAACATTGGTGGTTTTGCTGACTATGCTGTCAATGAATTTTGGCAAACCGCAATCCCTTGCTTGCATACAGAGGGAAACATTTCTCAGACTGAAAACAACTGCAGCAAATATAAAGATATTATTCCATTAAAAAACTACAGTGAAGATATATCTGAACTGAGGTATGCAAATAACATGTACAATGCAGTTTATGCTGTGGCACATTCTTTACACAGTCTGTTGAGATGCACGGAAAACCAAAGTTGTAAGAAAGACAAAACAATACAACCATGGCAG GTTGTTGAGTCTctaaaaaaagtaaattttaCTACCAAATTTGGAGACAACATTTTCTTTGACAGCACTGGGGCAACACCGGCAAAGTATGATGTGGTGAACTGGCAACGAGGGTTCAATGGAGAAGTGCAGTTTAAGGTTGTGGGCTATTATGATGCCTCTTTGCCAAGTGGACAACAATTTGTCCTAAATACTGAAGATATACTCTGGGCTGGAGAGAAAATAGAG AAGCCAAGGTCTGTGTGCAGTGAGAGCTGTCCTCCAGGAACCAGAAAAGCTGCACAGAAAGGAAGGCCTGTCTGCTGTTATGACTGTATACCATGTGCAGAGGGAGAGATCAGTAACCAGACAGGTAATTTCAGCATTACCAA CCCTCTCACTGGTCCTGTATGCTGCGCCACACAGCATTTGGGATCACCTTTGTCCTCTGTATCTCCTGTGTACTGGGGAAAACAGTAG
- the LOC128606323 gene encoding extracellular calcium-sensing receptor-like has translation MFFLVPLLSLCLAKEENCHILKNPEYPLLSKDGDVIIGAIFSIHSGTQMQSLPYTEKPQPLICIRFNLREFRFAQTMIFVIEEINRSNHLLPNISIGYRIYDNCVSRLLSMKAAMALMNGMDITADYACSGQAVVQAIIGESESTPTIALTRTTEPFKIPVISHAATCECLSSRKEYPSFFRTIASDYYQSRALAYLVKHFGWSWVGAVNSDNDYGNSGMAIFLNAAKEEGICVEYNEKFDRLDPEKVMKVADIIKKGTAKVIIIFLTQVDMNILTDHLILRNVTGYQMIGVEGWITAVNLVTPASYNILAGSIGLDVGKMNIDGFADYVIKEFWQTAFPCLNTVRNISQTESNCNKYEDMIAFKNYNEDISELRYANNIYNAIYAVAHSLHSLLRCTENQSCEKDKTIQPWQVVQSLKKVNFTTKLGEQVWFDSTGATAAKYDVVNWQRGFNGEVQFKAVGYYDASLPSGQQFVLNSEDIMWAGEKREKPRSVCSESCPPGTRKAAQKGRPVCCYDCIPCAEGEISNQTDSNNCEQCPGEYWSNADRDKCILKVIEFLSFTEVMGIILVFFSLFGAVLTVLVAILFLIEKDTPIVKANNSELSFLLLFSLTLCFLCSLTFIGRPSQWSCMLRHTAFGITFVLCISCVLGKTVVVLMAFRATLPGSNIMKWFGPLQQRLSVLAFTLIQVLICVLWLTVSPPFPYKNMNYYKERIILECNLGSAIGFWAVLGYIGVLAFLCFVLAFLARKLPDNFNEAKFITFSILIFCAVWITFIPAYVSSPGKFTVAVEIFAILASSFALLFCIFTPKCYIILFKPELNTKKNMMGKMASK, from the exons atgtttttcctTGTACCACTCCTTTCTCTTTGCCTGGCAAAGGAAGAAAATTGTCATATTCTGAAAAACCCAGAATATCCTCTGCTATCTAAAGATGGAGATGTGATAATTGGAGCTATCTTTTCAATTCATAGTGGTACACAGATGCAGTCACTGCCATATACTGAAAAACCTCAACCTTTAATATGCATTAG ATTTAACCTCAGAGAATTTCGCTTTGCTCAGACCATGATTTTTGTAATTGAAGAAATCAACAGAAGCAACCATTTGCTGCCAAATATCTCAATTGGTTACAGAATTTATGACAACTGTGTCTCAAGATTGTTATCTATGAAGGCAGCCATGGCTTTGATGAATGGTATGGACATAACAGCGGATTATGCCTGCTCTGGACAAGCAGTAGTACAAGCTATCATAGGGGAGTCAGAGTCTACTCCTACTATAGCACTCACAAGAACTACAGAACCTTTTAAAATCCCAGTG ATAAGTCATGCTGCCACATGTGAATGCCTGAGCAGCAGAAAAGAGTACCCCTCTTTCTTCAGGACCATAGCGAGTGACTACTACCAGAGTAGAGCACTGGCATATTTGGTCAAGCACTTTGGCTGGTCTTGGGTGGGAGCTGTGAACAGTGATAATGACTATGGCAACAGTGGAATGGCCATTTTTCTGAATGCAGCCAAAGAGGAGGGAATATGTGTTGAGTACAATGAAAAATTTGACCGGTTAGATCCTGAGAAAGTCATGAAAGTGGCTGATATTATTAAGAAAGGCACAGCCaaagtaattatcatatttCTTACCCAAGTTGATATGAATATTCTAACAGACCATCTTATTTTAAGGAATGTCACTGGCTACCAAATGATTGGTGTTGAAGGATGGATTACTGCAGTGAACCTAGTAACACCGGCAAGTTACAACATATTGGCTGGATCCATTGGATTGGATGTGGGAAAAATGAACATTGATGGTTTTGCTGACTATGTTATAAAAGAGTTTTGGCAAACAGCTTTCCCTTGCTTGAACACAGTGAGAAACATTTCTCAAACTGAAAGCAACTGCAACAAATATGAAGATATGattgcatttaaaaattataatgaaGATATATCAGAATTGAGATATGCAAATAACATCTACAATGCGATTTATGCTGTGGCACATTCTCTACACAGTCTGTTGAGATGCACAGAAAACCAAAGTTGTGAGAAGGATAAAACAATACAACCATGGCAG gTTGTTCAGTCTCTAAAGAAGGTCAATTTTACCACCAAATTAGGAGAACAGGTGTGGTTTGACAGCACTGGTGCAACAGCTGCAAAGTATGATGTGGTGAACTGGCAACGTGGGTTCAATGGAGAAGTGCAGTTTAAGGCAGTGGGTTATTATGATGCCTCACTGCCAAGTGGACAACAGTTTGTCCTAAATTCTGAAGATATCATGTGGGCTGGGGAGAAAAGAGAA AAGCCAAGGTCTGTGTGCAGTGAGAGCTGTCCTCCAGGAACCAGGAAAGCTGCACAGAAAGGAAGGCCTGTCTGCTGTTATGACTGTATACCATGTGCCGAGGGAGAGATCAGTAACCAGACAG ATTCAAATAACTGTGAGCAGTGTCCAGGAGAATATTGGTCTAATGCCGATAGAGATAAATGTATCTTAAAGGTCATAGAGTTTCTTTCATTTACAGAAGTTATGGGAATTATActggtatttttttctttgtttggaGCTGTATTAACTGTCTTAGTAGCTATTTTGTTTCTAATAGAAAAGGACACTCCCATTGTTAAGGCCAACAACTCTGAGCTGAGCTTCCTGCTGCTGTTCTCCCTGACTCTGTGTTTCCTCTGTTCACTTACTTTCATTGGACGGCCCTCTCAGTGGTCCTGTATGCTGCGCCACACAGCTTTTGGGATCACCTTTGTCCTCTGTATCTCCTGTGTACTGGGGAAAACAGTAGTTGTGCTAATGGCCTTCAGGGCTACACTTCCAGGCAGTAATATCATGAAATGGTTTGGGCCTCTACAGCAGAGACTCAGTGTTCTTGCTTTCACTCTCATACAGGTCCTTATTTGTGTGCTTTGGTTAACAGTTTCTCCTCCTTTCCCCTACAAGAACATGAACTACTATAAGGAAAGGATCATTTTAGAATGTAACTTGGGTTCAGCTATAGGTTTCTGGGCCGTGCTGGGTTATATAGGAGTTCTTGCTTTCTTGTGCTTTGTTTTGGCTTTCCTAGCTAGAAAGCTGCCAGATAATTTTAATGAAGCAAAATTCATCACGTTCAGCATACTCATATTCTGTGCTGTGTGGATCACCTTTATTCCAGCTTATGTCAGCTCTCCTGGAAAATTTACTGTAGCTGTGGAGATATTTGCTATTTTGGCCTCCAGTTTTGCTCTACtattctgtatatttacacCTAAATGTTATATTATTCTGTTTAAACCTGAACTAAACACGAAGAAAAATATGATGGGTAAAATGGCATCTAAATGA
- the LOC128606257 gene encoding extracellular calcium-sensing receptor-like: MVLKKQLRFSTTNVLDSQRVHGCGEGPPTHTLLAADNQRSHSPLSSSLTGEGFRCDRRLLPLAAPAALSDCRTGSQPLGKPPAWPQQPRGQPQRLSTSPHGITFAPTPSLTKGEYCHILENPEYPLLSKDGDVIIGGIFSIHDGTQTGSMPYTEKPHPLICIRFNLSELRLAQTMIFAIDEINRDNSLLPNISIGYRIYDVCLSRLLSMKAAMALMNGMEITANGDCAGQAVVQAIIGESESTPTIALTKTTGPFKIPVISHAATCDCLSNRKEYPSFFRTIASDYYQSRALVYLVKHFGWSWVGAVNSDNDYGNSGMAIFLNAAKEEGICVEYSEKFDRSDTAKIIKVADIIKTGTAKVIIIFLAHFDMKILINQLILKNVTGYQIIGVEGWITNVNLVTPASYNILSGSIGFAIGKLNIGGFADYVVNEFWQTAIPCLHTEGNISQTENNCSKYKDIIQFKNYNEDVSELRAANNLYNAVYAVAHSLHSLLRCKENQSCEKDKTIQPWQVVESLKKVNFTSKLGDHILFDSTGATAAKYDVVNWQRGFNGEVQFKVVGYYDASLPSGQQFVLNAEDIIWAGEKVEKPRSVCSESCPPGTRKAAQKGRPVCCYDCIPCAEGEISNQTDSNNCEQCPGEFWSNADRDKCVLKVIEFLSFTEVMGIVLVVFSLVGAALTVLVAILFLTAKDTPIVKANNSELSFLLLFSLTLCFLCSITFIGQPSQWSCMLRHTAFGITFVLCISCVLGKTVVVLMAFRATLPGSNVMKWFGPPQQRFSVLAFTLIQVLICVLWLTVSPPFPYKNMNYYKEKIILECNLGSAIGFWAVLGYIGVLAFLCFVLAFLARKLPDNFNEAKFITFSILIFCAVWITFIPAYVSSPGKFTVAVEIFAILASSFALLFCIFTPKCYIILCKPELNTKKSMMGKMASKSL, encoded by the exons ATGGTGCTGAAGaaacagctccgcttcagcaccaccaatgttttggacagccagaGAGTGCATGGCTGCGGGGAggggccgccgacacacacactgctggcgGCTGATAATCAGCGCAGCCACTCTCCACTATCCAGCAGCCTgacgggaga AGGATTCCGATGCGACAGAAGACTCCTCCCCCTGGCTGCACCCGCGGCATTGAGTGACTGCAGAACGGGATCCCAGCCGCTCGGGAAACCCCCAGCATGGCCCCAGCAGCCCCGCGGACAACCCCAGCGCCTGAGCACTTCACCCCACGGCATCACCTTTGCACCCACACCCTC CCTGACAAAGGGAGAATATTGCCATATTCTGGAAAACCCAGAATATCCTCTGCTATCTAAAGATGGAGATGTGATAATTGGAGGTATCTTTTCAATACATGATGGTACACAGACTGGGTCAATGCCATATACCGAAAAACCTCATCCTTTAATCTGCATTAG ATTTAACCTCAGTGAATTACGCCTTGCTCAGACCATGATTTTTGCAATTGATGAAATCAACAGAGACAACAGTTTGCTCCCAAATATCTCAATTGGTTATAGGATATATGATGTTTGTCTATCAAGATTGTTATCTATGAAGGCAGCTATGGCTTTGATGAATGGTATGGAAATAACAGCAAATGGTGATTGCGCTGGACAAGCCGTAGTACAAGCCATCATAGGGGAGTCAGAGTCTACTCCTACTATAGCACTTACAAAAACTACAGGGCCTTTTAAGATCCCAGTG ATAAGTCATGCTGCCACATGTGACTGTTTGAGCAACAGAAAAGAGTACCCCTCTTTCTTCAGGACCATAGCAAGTGACTACTACCAGAGTAGAGCACTGGTATATTTGGTCAAGCACTTTGGCTGGTCTTGGGTGGGAGCTGTGAACAGTGATAATGATTATGGCAACAGTGGAATGGCCATTTTTCTAAATGCAGCCAAAGAGGAGGGAATATGTGTTGAGTACTCTGAGAAGTTTGACCGGTCAGAtactgcaaaaataataaaagtggcAGATATTATTAAGACAGGCACAGCCaaagtaattatcatatttCTTGCCCACTTTGATATGAAAATTCTAATAAACCAGCTTATTCTAAAAAATGTCACTGGCTACCAGATAATTGGTGTTGAGGGATGGATTACTAATGTCAATCTAGTTACACCAGCAAGTTACAACATACTGTCTGGATCCATTGGTTTTGCTATAGGAAAATTGAACATTGGTGGATTTGCTGACTATGTTGTTAATGAATTTTGGCAAACCGCAATCCCTTGCTTGCATACTGAGGGAAACATTTCTCAGACTGAAAACAACTGCAGCAAATATAAAGATATTATTCAATTTAAAAACTACAATGAAGATGTATCTGAACTGAGGGCTGCAAATAACCTGTACAATGCAGTTTATGCTGTGGCACATTCTTTACACAGTCTGTTGAGGTGCAAGGAAAACCAAAGTTGTGAGAAAGACAAAACAATACAACCATGGCAG GTTGTTGAGTCtctaaaaaaagttaattttacCAGCAAATTAGGAGACCACATTTTGTTCGACAGCACTGGAGCAACAGCGGCAAAGTATGATGTGGTGAACTGGCAACGAGGGTTCAATGGAGAAGTGCAGTTTAAGGTTGTGGGCTATTATGATGCCTCTTTGCCAAGTGGACAACAATTTGTCCTAAATGCTGAAGATATAATCTGGGCTGGAGAGAAAGTAGAG AAGCCAAGGTCTGTGTGCAGTGAGAGCTGTCCTCCAGGAACCAGAAAAGCTGCACAGAAAGGAAGGCCTGTCTGCTGTTATGACTGTATACCATGTGCAGAGGGAGAGATCAGTAACCAGACAG ATTCAAATAACTGTGAGCAGTGTCCAGGAGAATTCTGGTCTAATGCTGACAGagataaatgtgtgttaaaGGTCATTGAGTTTCTTTCATTTACAGAGGTTATGGGGATAGTACTGGTAGTATTTTCTTTAGTTGGAGCGGCATTAACTGTGTTAGTAGCCATTTTATTTCTAACAGCAAAGGACACTCCCATTGTTAAGGCCAACAACTCTGAGCTGAGTTTCCTTCTGCTGttctctctgactctgtgttTCCTCTGTTCAATTACTTTCATTGGACAGCCCTCTCAGTGGTCCTGTATGTTGCGCCACACAGCATTTGGGATCACCTTTGTCCTCTGTATCTCCTGTGTACTGGGGAAAACCGTAGTTGTACTAATGGCCTTCAGGGCTACACTTCCAGGCAGTAATGTCATGAAATGGTTTGGACCTCCACAGCAGAGATTCAGTGTACTTGCCTTCACTCTCATACAAGTTCTTATTTGTGTGCTTTGGTTAACAGTTTCTCCTCCTTTTCCATACAAGAACATGAACTACTACAAGGAAAAGATCATATTAGAATGTAACTTGGGCTCAGCTATAGGTTTCTGGGCAGTGTTGGGTTATATTGGTGTTCTTGCTTTCTTGTGCTTTGTTTTGGCTTTTCTAGCTAGAAAGCTGCCAGATAATTTTAATGAAGCTAAATTCATCACATTCAGCATACTCATATTCTGTGCTGTGTGGATCACCTTTATTCCAGCTTATGTCAGCTCTCCTGGAAAATTTACTGTAGCTGTGGAGATATTTGCTATTTTGGCCTCCAGTTTTGCTCTACtattctgtatatttacacctaaatgttatattattttgtgtaaaCCTGAACTAAACACAAAGAAAAGTATGATGGGTAAAATGGCATCTAAAtcactttaa